A window of the Arachis duranensis cultivar V14167 chromosome 5, aradu.V14167.gnm2.J7QH, whole genome shotgun sequence genome harbors these coding sequences:
- the LOC107491229 gene encoding transcription factor bHLH118 yields MFPLQRGNELVIQFSNTSHQHKISQDLILEDYASLDVNDSDKILFTKSQSSNKLFYDGAAAADEDNNNNNNNNNDSNNDDDNKKKKMVHREIERQRRKEMATLYSSLRSLLPLQFIKGKRSISDHMNEAVNYIKYMQNNIKELGAKRDELKKKKKLSNYYHHHDNNDKPTSSTNRYFTLHESDNGVLGIEITGGAAAAAGEEEGVTLSEILGLLVEEEGLEVLSYLSSKVNGRLVHSVQCEVVNSNSVDLFELRRKLASLIQ; encoded by the exons ATGTTTCCTTTACAACGAGGCAATGAGCTGGTGATTCAGTTTTCTAATACCTCCCACCAACACAAAATCTCCCAAGATCTGATCCTTGAAGATTATGCTTCTCTTGATGTCAATGATTCTGATAAAATATTGTTCACAAAAAGCCAATCATCAAATAAACTATTTTATGATGGTGCTGCTGCTGCTGATGAggataacaacaacaacaacaacaacaacaacgatTCTAACAACGATGATgataataagaagaagaagatggttcATAGAGAGATTGAGAGGCAAAGGAGGAAAGAAATGGCTACCCTTTATTCCTCTCTTAGATCCCTTCTTCCTCTTCAGTTCATCAAG GGAAAGCGTTCAATATCTGACCACATGAACGAGGCAGTGAATTACATAAAGTACATGCAAAATAACATCAAGGAACTTGGTGCTAAAAGAGATgaactgaagaagaagaagaagctctcAAATTATTACCACCACCATGATAACAATGATAAACCTACATCTAGCACTAACAGATACTTCACTCTCCATGAGAGTGATAATGGTGTTCTCGGAATTGAAATCACCGGTGgcgccgccgccgccgccggagaagaagaaggtgtCACACTATCAGAGATTCTGGGGCTACTGGTTGAAGAAGAAGGACTTGAAGTTCTTAGTTACCTTTCTAGCAAAGTCAATGGAAGATTGGTACACAGTGTTCAGTGTGAG GTAGTCAATTCCAACAGTGTAGATCTATTTGAGCTGAGAAGGAAACTTGCAAGTTTAATTCAATGA
- the LOC107490891 gene encoding uncharacterized protein LOC107490891: MDGEDSFVALVHCSGKIQKSKRHGVKFTNREPVSIFIRSSSTSAEIKLSILQKLGTCGTKLVKKLFYNILITVVSTSVRYETFVIGSDEDLQVLFHCRCSFPEVRIPELFAKLEDRVDSSGASAPDPQSTTVGGASTSMPVVAAAVLPPEPKRAGAVHASVSHCVPEVEFEVGPDRVENALCDDDSDEEPVDIGGDSDDDIPRGTHTTHGGSGSGTQEYPSHLSSLNLEAIGQHQNVEATFNGQGMHDGTGLTEFQIGQSFQSKEEAVLSVKDYSIWRGVEYRVMESDNLKYQGRCKEFGNGALG, translated from the coding sequence ATGGATGGGGAGGATAGTTTTGTGGCTCTGGTCCATTGCTCTGGAAAAATTCAAAAGAGCAAAAGGCATGGTGTGAAATTCACAAATAGAGAACCGGTTAGTATTTTTATCCGATCTTCGAGTACATCGGCAGAGATTAAGCTCAGCATACTACAAAAGCTCGGTACCTGTGGGACCAAGCtggtaaaaaagttattttacaaTATTCTCATTACCGTTGTGTCAACTAGTGTGAGATATGAGACCTTTGTGATAGGGTCTGATGAAGACTTGCAGGTCTTGTTTCACTGCAGGTGTAGTTTTCCGGAGGTGAGGATACCTGAGCTGTTTGCGAAGTTGGAAGATCGTGTGGATAGCTCCGGGGCATCGGCACCGGATCCTCAGTCGACCACAGTCGGTGGTGCCTCGACATCAATGCCTGTGGTAGCAGCGGCAGTTCTACCTCCCGAGCCCAAACGTGCTGGGGCTGTTCATGCAAGTGTGTCTCATTGTGTGCCTGAGGTTGAGTTTGAGGTCGGACCGGATCGAGTTGAGAATGCGCTGTGTGATGATGATTCCGATGAGGAGCCGGTCGATATTGGTGGGGACAGTGATGATGATATACCAAGAGGTACACATACAACACATGGAGGTTCCGGTTCTGGAACACAAGAGTACCCTTCCCACCTGTCGTCTTTGAACTTGGAAGCCATCGGCCAACACCAGAATGTAGAGGCAACATTCAATGGGCAGGGTATGCATGATGGGACAGGTTTGACTGAATTTCAGATTGGCCAATCGTTCCAGAGTAAGGAGGAAGCTGTGCTGAGCGTAAAAGATTACAGCATTTGGCGTGGAGTTGAGTACAGGGTTATGGAATCAGACAATCTAAAATACCAAGGGAGATGCAAGGAGTTCGGTAACGGTGCACTTGGTTGA